One window from the genome of Amycolatopsis sp. NBC_01480 encodes:
- a CDS encoding DUF2207 family protein, with amino-acid sequence MRRTVFLLIPALLLALTPTASAQDLPTLPQSAEVTLKVQRDGSLSVTEAVSVPEGTSMTRRIALRAPADDDQDRLLTVRDLSIEGAGSSETSADAVTLDLRGGTSIVQYTVDGAVGAGRGVERVTWDLAGGWDTRLELVRATFAAPRVPDALTCLAGPPGTATPCGAAQIDHSGLTRVQVPNLAAGQRVELTAELPGGTVPVTERLVPSKTVAGAISASAPVWWAWGAFAVLLLAALALVAFLRRRDAAPVVPMPVDLLSDGQFSSPDGVLPGHVGPLLTGRADAVDLAATVLDLCVRNYIWVSEDGPRDWVLVRRNPPDEQLGRFERTVYEAVLPGESAKVSSLAPFQTGVLADVLRRRWLSRRGAKLARAGARLCLYGVFLTVLLTFTVGYAQLGLVVIACGVALSLGSRLLPARTTSGLLLRRRLLGLRARLAAPDPARLTAADRELLFSRALPYALALGEADQWVTAFAAPGRSPQAYWYGTVAEGPAAVAATSGFTAALVAAFASAHHGVRGIRPDAPRDPAPA; translated from the coding sequence ATGAGGCGCACCGTTTTCCTCCTCATCCCGGCGCTGCTCCTAGCCCTGACCCCGACCGCATCCGCCCAGGACCTGCCCACCTTGCCGCAGAGCGCGGAGGTCACCCTGAAAGTCCAGCGTGACGGCAGCCTGTCCGTCACCGAGGCCGTCTCCGTGCCCGAGGGCACCTCGATGACCCGGCGCATCGCCCTGCGCGCGCCGGCCGACGACGACCAGGATCGGCTGCTCACCGTCCGGGACCTGAGCATCGAGGGCGCCGGCAGCTCCGAGACCTCGGCCGACGCCGTGACGCTCGACCTGCGCGGCGGTACCTCGATCGTCCAGTACACGGTGGACGGTGCGGTCGGGGCGGGCCGCGGCGTCGAGCGGGTGACGTGGGATCTCGCGGGTGGCTGGGACACGCGGCTGGAGCTGGTGCGAGCGACGTTCGCCGCGCCGAGGGTGCCGGACGCGCTGACCTGCCTCGCCGGTCCGCCCGGGACGGCCACCCCGTGCGGGGCCGCGCAGATCGACCACTCCGGCCTCACCCGCGTCCAGGTGCCGAACCTCGCCGCGGGCCAGCGCGTGGAGCTGACGGCCGAGCTGCCGGGCGGCACCGTGCCGGTCACCGAGCGGCTGGTGCCGTCGAAGACCGTGGCGGGCGCGATCTCGGCGTCGGCCCCGGTGTGGTGGGCCTGGGGCGCGTTCGCGGTGCTGCTGCTGGCGGCGCTGGCGCTGGTGGCGTTCCTGCGCCGCCGGGACGCCGCGCCCGTCGTGCCGATGCCGGTGGACCTGCTGTCGGACGGCCAGTTCTCCTCACCCGACGGCGTGCTGCCCGGCCACGTCGGCCCGCTGCTCACCGGCCGTGCCGACGCCGTCGACCTCGCCGCGACCGTGCTGGACCTGTGCGTGCGGAACTACATCTGGGTCAGCGAGGACGGCCCGCGCGACTGGGTGCTCGTCCGCCGGAACCCGCCGGACGAGCAGCTCGGCCGGTTCGAGCGCACGGTGTACGAGGCCGTGCTGCCGGGGGAGTCGGCGAAGGTGTCGTCGCTGGCCCCGTTCCAGACCGGCGTGCTGGCCGACGTCCTCCGTCGCCGCTGGCTCTCCCGTCGCGGCGCGAAGCTGGCACGGGCCGGCGCGCGACTGTGCCTGTACGGCGTCTTCCTGACGGTTCTGCTCACCTTCACCGTCGGCTACGCCCAGCTCGGCCTCGTGGTGATCGCTTGTGGAGTCGCGCTCTCGCTCGGGTCCCGTCTGCTCCCGGCGCGCACGACGTCAGGCCTGCTCCTGCGCCGCCGCTTACTCGGCCTGCGCGCTCGGCTGGCGGCGCCGGACCCCGCGCGTCTCACCGCCGCGGACCGAGAGCTGCTGTTCTCCCGCGCCCTCCCGTATGCACTCGCGCTCGGCGAAGCCGATCAATGGGTGACGGCCTTCGCGGCGCCCGGCCGTTCGCCACAGGCGTACTGGTACGGGACGGTCGCCGAAGGCCCGGCCGCAGTGGCCGCGACCAGCGGTTTCACGGCCGCGCTGGTCGCCGCGTTCGCCTCGGCGCACCACGGGGTGAGAGGCATCCGACCGGACGCACCGAGGGACCCCGCTCCTGCGTAG
- a CDS encoding M16 family metallopeptidase, which yields MADPELVRFTTDNGLRVVLAPDPTAPVVGVSVHYDVGFRSEPEGLTGFAHLFEHLMFQGSESLEKLAHFRHVQSSGGTFNGSTHPDYTDYFEVLPSAALERALFLEADRMRAPKLTAENLANQIEVVKEEIRLNVRNRPYGGFPWILLPPVLYNTFANAHDGYGAFEDLEGATLEDCAAFFDTFYSPANAVLTVAGDFEVENAKALIEKHFGDVPYRPAPPRRSFAEPAPTSELYGEHQDAHAPLPALAVGYRMPDPINDLDGYLAYLVLASVLTDGDGSRLQQRLVHREPLVVDIGAGAGLFGPFEARDPDTFTITAIHPPDVSRERVLAALDEELEKLAATAPDEQELKKVTARWAASLHSEHDRLVSRTLAFGAFELLYGDATLVHRLADRMSAITGEAVSAAAKALRPDSRAVLVVKPADSEASEGTNEQ from the coding sequence ATGGCCGATCCCGAACTCGTCCGCTTCACCACCGACAACGGTCTGCGCGTGGTGCTCGCCCCGGACCCGACCGCGCCGGTTGTCGGGGTCAGCGTGCACTACGACGTGGGCTTCCGTTCCGAGCCGGAGGGGCTGACGGGGTTCGCGCACCTCTTCGAGCACCTGATGTTCCAGGGCAGCGAGAGCCTGGAGAAGCTCGCCCACTTCCGGCACGTGCAGTCCAGCGGCGGGACCTTCAACGGGTCCACCCACCCGGACTACACGGACTACTTCGAGGTGCTGCCCTCGGCGGCGCTCGAGCGCGCGCTGTTCCTCGAGGCCGACCGCATGCGCGCGCCGAAGCTGACCGCGGAGAACCTGGCGAACCAGATCGAGGTCGTCAAGGAGGAGATCCGCCTCAACGTGCGGAACCGGCCGTACGGCGGCTTCCCGTGGATCCTGCTCCCGCCGGTGCTGTACAACACTTTCGCGAACGCCCACGACGGTTACGGCGCGTTCGAGGATCTCGAGGGCGCCACCCTGGAGGACTGCGCGGCGTTCTTCGACACCTTCTACTCCCCGGCGAACGCGGTGCTCACCGTCGCCGGCGACTTCGAGGTGGAGAACGCGAAGGCACTGATCGAGAAGCACTTCGGCGACGTCCCGTACCGGCCCGCGCCGCCGCGCCGCTCGTTCGCCGAGCCCGCGCCCACCAGCGAGCTGTACGGGGAGCACCAGGACGCGCACGCGCCGCTGCCCGCGCTCGCCGTGGGCTACCGCATGCCGGACCCGATCAACGACCTCGACGGCTACCTCGCGTACCTGGTGCTCGCCAGCGTGCTGACCGACGGCGACGGCTCCCGGCTGCAGCAGCGGCTGGTGCACCGCGAGCCGCTGGTGGTCGACATCGGCGCGGGCGCCGGGCTGTTCGGCCCGTTCGAGGCCCGCGATCCGGACACGTTCACCATCACCGCGATCCACCCGCCGGACGTTTCGCGCGAGCGCGTGCTCGCCGCCCTCGACGAGGAGCTGGAGAAGCTCGCGGCGACGGCGCCGGACGAGCAGGAACTCAAGAAGGTCACCGCCCGCTGGGCCGCGAGCCTGCACTCGGAGCACGACCGGCTGGTGTCGCGCACGCTGGCCTTCGGCGCGTTCGAGCTGCTGTACGGCGACGCGACGCTGGTGCACCGGCTGGCCGACCGCATGTCGGCGATCACCGGCGAGGCGGTGTCGGCCGCGGCGAAGGCGCTGCGCCCGGACTCGCGCGCCGTGCTGGTCGTGAAGCCGGCCGATTCCGAAGCTTCTGAAGGGACGAACGAACAGTGA
- a CDS encoding M16 family metallopeptidase codes for MTSATHRSAAEIGRTATGPRPLPPLGSQSPAAELSHVDTTLSNGLRVVAVRKATVPLVEVRVWIPFAGEDKLHPATAEVLAETLLTGTARRDRVEIDAELALIGGDLGTGVDPERLYVTGSALSSGLPTLLDVLGDVFTGAAYTDAEVGRERERLIERIAVSRTQPRTIAREALQKQRYGDHPATREVPEAADVEVVTPEQVRALHAASVLPRGSVLVIVGDIDPQTVPGDLERALGGWASDRSAPRLPALPELTGGNVLLVPRSGAVQSQIRLSAQTVPRTDPRYAAVQLANLAYGGYFSSRLVENIREDKGYTYGAHSGFEFTDQNATVNVDADTANEVTAAALLETRYELGRLGLVPPTGVEVESVRQYAIGSLLTSTSSQSGLAGQVMALASTGLGVEWLQEHPARVAAVTEEEVAQAALDFFAPKRFTGVVVGDADLLAPKLTALGDVTVGEEA; via the coding sequence GTGACTTCGGCTACGCATCGCAGTGCGGCGGAGATCGGCCGCACGGCCACGGGGCCGCGCCCGCTGCCTCCGCTGGGGTCGCAGTCCCCGGCCGCCGAGCTGTCCCATGTGGACACGACGCTGAGCAACGGCCTGCGGGTGGTGGCCGTGCGGAAGGCGACCGTGCCGCTGGTCGAGGTCCGCGTCTGGATCCCGTTCGCGGGCGAGGACAAGCTGCACCCGGCCACCGCGGAGGTGCTGGCGGAGACCCTGCTCACCGGCACCGCGCGCCGCGATCGGGTCGAGATCGACGCCGAGCTGGCGCTGATCGGCGGCGACCTCGGCACCGGCGTCGACCCGGAACGCCTGTACGTCACCGGTTCCGCGCTGTCCAGCGGCCTGCCGACGCTGCTCGACGTGCTCGGCGACGTGTTCACCGGCGCGGCCTACACCGACGCCGAGGTGGGCCGCGAGCGTGAGCGGCTGATCGAGCGCATCGCGGTCTCGCGCACGCAGCCGCGCACGATCGCGCGGGAGGCGTTGCAGAAGCAGCGTTACGGCGACCACCCGGCCACCCGCGAGGTGCCGGAGGCCGCCGACGTCGAGGTGGTGACGCCGGAGCAGGTGCGGGCGCTGCACGCGGCTTCGGTGCTGCCGCGCGGTTCCGTGCTGGTGATCGTCGGCGACATCGACCCGCAGACCGTGCCGGGCGACCTCGAGCGCGCGCTCGGCGGCTGGGCGTCGGACCGCTCCGCGCCGCGGCTGCCCGCGCTGCCCGAGCTGACCGGCGGCAACGTGCTGCTGGTGCCGCGCTCCGGTGCCGTCCAGTCGCAGATCCGGCTGTCCGCGCAGACGGTGCCGCGCACCGACCCGCGTTACGCCGCGGTGCAGCTGGCGAACCTGGCGTACGGCGGCTACTTCTCCTCGCGCCTGGTGGAGAACATCCGTGAGGACAAGGGTTACACGTACGGCGCGCACTCGGGCTTCGAGTTCACGGACCAGAACGCGACGGTGAACGTCGACGCCGACACGGCGAACGAGGTGACGGCCGCGGCGCTGCTCGAGACGCGCTACGAGCTGGGCCGCCTCGGCCTGGTGCCGCCGACCGGCGTCGAGGTCGAGTCGGTGCGGCAGTACGCGATCGGCTCGCTGCTCACCTCGACGTCCTCGCAGTCCGGCCTGGCCGGGCAGGTGATGGCGCTCGCATCGACCGGCCTGGGCGTCGAGTGGCTGCAGGAGCACCCGGCGCGGGTCGCGGCGGTGACGGAGGAGGAGGTCGCCCAGGCGGCGCTGGACTTCTTCGCGCCCAAGCGGTTCACCGGCGTGGTCGTGGGCGACGCGGATCTGCTGGCCCCGAAGCTCACCGCGCTCGGCGACGTCACGGTCGGCGAAGAGGCCTGA
- the nudC gene encoding NAD(+) diphosphatase: MTAPYTLGSLPTLSRSTVDRQEMLRTNPERLAAKWPTARVVLLDDTGRTPVVEGTTSLATRKAANYGSEPPADAVFLGEWEDTDYWSLPGRAEGDADTVRMAGSWGFVEEVPRVDGEIWVELRGHGDLLDDTSAGLFTTAQALRNWRRQAKYCTRDGSPTELIQFGWASRCAANGHEEYPRTDPAVICLVHDYEGANGSRVLLARQPVWPAGRYSVLAGFVEAGESLEGCVEREILEEVGAKVSDVRYLGSQPWPFPRSIMLGFTARADPSVPLVPADGEIEEALWVTREEVRAAFRNSQVRNEGAVPTPIAGGAAEIILPGNSSIARVMLKAWADADE, translated from the coding sequence ATGACCGCCCCGTACACGCTCGGCTCGCTCCCGACGCTGTCCCGGTCCACTGTGGACCGTCAGGAGATGTTGCGCACCAACCCGGAGCGGCTCGCCGCGAAGTGGCCGACGGCCCGGGTGGTGCTGCTCGACGACACCGGGCGCACCCCGGTGGTCGAGGGCACCACCTCGCTGGCCACGCGCAAGGCGGCCAACTACGGCAGCGAGCCGCCCGCCGACGCGGTGTTCCTCGGCGAGTGGGAGGACACCGACTACTGGTCGCTGCCCGGCCGCGCCGAGGGCGACGCGGACACCGTGCGGATGGCCGGCAGCTGGGGTTTCGTCGAGGAGGTCCCGCGGGTCGACGGCGAGATCTGGGTCGAGCTGCGCGGTCACGGCGACCTGCTGGACGACACGTCGGCCGGCCTGTTCACCACCGCCCAGGCGCTGCGGAACTGGCGCCGCCAGGCGAAATACTGCACCCGCGACGGCTCGCCGACCGAGCTGATCCAGTTCGGCTGGGCCAGCCGCTGCGCGGCGAACGGGCACGAGGAGTACCCGCGGACGGACCCGGCGGTGATCTGCCTGGTGCACGACTACGAAGGCGCCAACGGCTCGCGCGTGCTGCTCGCGCGCCAGCCGGTGTGGCCCGCGGGCCGCTACTCGGTGCTGGCAGGCTTCGTCGAGGCCGGCGAATCGCTGGAAGGCTGTGTCGAGCGCGAGATCCTCGAGGAAGTCGGCGCGAAGGTGTCCGACGTGCGGTACCTGGGCAGCCAGCCCTGGCCGTTCCCGCGCTCGATCATGCTGGGCTTCACCGCCCGCGCCGACCCGTCGGTGCCGCTGGTCCCCGCGGACGGCGAGATCGAGGAAGCCCTGTGGGTCACCCGCGAGGAGGTCCGCGCGGCCTTCCGCAACAGCCAGGTCCGCAACGAGGGCGCCGTCCCGACCCCCATCGCCGGCGGCGCAGCGGAAATCATCCTCCCCGGCAACTCCTCGATCGCCCGCGTGATGCTCAAAGCCTGGGCCGACGCGGACGAGTGA
- a CDS encoding SDR family oxidoreductase has translation MRVFVTGASGWIGSAVVPELLDAGHQVLGLARSDAAAKAVAELGAEVVRGDLNDLDVLRAGALDSDGVIHLAFVVPSTTEAATRTDALAINTFATSLAGSGKPLVVSGGTLVRPGRPATERDELIAEGPIAARITNMRAALAAADQGVRSCLVMLPRSVHGEGDRHGFVPRLVTLAQAKGVSGYLGDGTSRWPAVHVKDAASLYRLAIEKAPAGAVLHAVGDEGVPVRDIAEAIGRHLGLPAKSLPATEYEGMVVRLLGTDMPASSAITRELLGWTPTHPGLIEDIEQGHYFS, from the coding sequence ATGCGCGTCTTCGTCACCGGTGCCTCCGGCTGGATCGGCTCAGCCGTAGTCCCCGAACTCCTCGACGCCGGCCATCAGGTCCTCGGGCTGGCCCGCTCGGACGCCGCCGCAAAAGCCGTCGCCGAGCTGGGTGCCGAGGTGGTGCGCGGCGACCTGAACGACCTCGACGTGCTGCGGGCCGGCGCCCTCGACAGCGACGGCGTCATCCATCTGGCCTTTGTCGTGCCCAGCACAACCGAGGCCGCGACGCGGACGGATGCCTTGGCCATCAACACTTTTGCCACCAGCCTCGCCGGTTCCGGCAAGCCCTTGGTGGTCTCCGGCGGAACGCTCGTCCGGCCCGGACGACCCGCGACCGAGCGCGACGAACTCATCGCCGAAGGACCGATCGCGGCCCGCATCACGAACATGCGGGCCGCGCTGGCCGCCGCCGACCAGGGCGTTCGATCCTGCCTGGTCATGCTGCCGCGCTCAGTGCACGGCGAGGGCGACCGGCACGGATTCGTCCCCCGGCTCGTCACTTTGGCCCAGGCCAAGGGCGTGTCCGGCTACCTCGGCGACGGGACCAGCCGCTGGCCCGCCGTCCACGTGAAGGACGCTGCGAGCCTCTACCGGCTGGCCATCGAGAAGGCACCCGCCGGCGCGGTGCTCCACGCGGTCGGCGACGAAGGCGTGCCGGTCCGCGACATTGCCGAAGCCATCGGCCGGCACCTCGGCCTGCCGGCCAAGTCCTTGCCCGCCACCGAGTACGAGGGCATGGTCGTGCGCCTGCTCGGCACCGACATGCCCGCCTCCAGCGCCATCACCCGGGAGCTCCTCGGCTGGACGCCCACCCACCCGGGCCTCATCGAGGACATCGAGCAGGGCCATTACTTCTCGTGA